DNA sequence from the Candidatus Brocadiia bacterium genome:
AGGCCGCCCAGATACGCGATAAGATACTAAAACTGCGACAGCATAAGGAAACATCGCTTAAGGAATGGAAGAAAAAGACGGCCGAAACGGTCGGCCAGGTGGACGAAAACATCATCGCCGAGACGGTGGCCCGGATGACCGGCGTGCCGCTTTCCCGGCTGGAGAAGAAGGAAGCCGAGAAACTGCTCAAGATGGAAGAAGAACTGCACAAGATGGTGGTCAGCCAGGACGAGGCCATCTACGCCATTTCCAAAGCCATCAGGCGGTCGAGGTCCGGGTTGAAAGACCCGCGCCGTCCGATTGGCTCGTTCATCTTCGTCGGTCCGACCGGATGCGGCAAGACCCTTTTAGCCAAAGCGCTGGCCAAGGTGATGTTCGGCGAGGAAGACGCCCTTATCCAGATTGATATGTCCGAATATATGGAAAAGCACAACGTTTCGCGCCTGGTCGGCGCGCCGCCCGGCTATGTCGGCTACGAAGAAGGCGGACAGCTGACCGAGAAAATCAGGCGCCGGTCTTACGCGGTGGTGCTGCTGGACGAAATAGAAAAAGCCCATACCGACGTGTTCAATATGCTCCTCCAGATTATGGAAGAAGGCCGACTGACGGACAGCTTCGGACGGCATATCGATTTCAAGAACGTCATCCTGATTATGACATCGAACATCGGCGCCGACCTGATTAAAAACCAAGCGGTTATGGGCTTTAAGAAAACCACGGTGGATTCTTCGTACGAAACGATGAAGGATATGCTCCTCAAGGAGGTCCAGAAATATTTCCGGCCGGAGTTCCTGAACCGGCTGGACGACGTGATTGTCTTCAAGTCCCTCGACAAATCCGACCTGAAGAGCATCGTGGATATCGAGGTGGCCGGAGTCAGGGCACGGTTAAAAGACCGCAAACTGGACCTGGTTATGACGCCGGAAGCGATAGACTTCCTGATTGACCAAGGGTATAATCCCGATTTCGGCGCCCGGCCGCTCAAGCGGGCGATAGAGAAATTCATTGAGGATCCGCTCTCCGAGCAGATACTCAAAGACGCCTATAAGGAATTCAACCAGATAGTCATCCGGGTAAAGGAAGGCCATCTGTATTTTGACGCCTGCAATGCGGCAACCTCGGAACCGGCCTCGTGTAAGAACGTGGATATCAAGGAATAGAATACCTGTGAGAAAAAGTATTTTCTTGTTATATATCACGGCTGTTTCTTTATGCCTACTTGTCCAAACTTATAATGTCGCGGAAGAATCTTCGTCCGCGCCGCCTATAAAATTCACCGAAGTTGCCGAATCAGCCGGATTGAAAGACATCGGGGCGCGGGATGCCCAACTGGCTTGGGCTGATTATAACAACGATGGTTACCAGGATTTCATCCTCAGGGGCCAGCAACTTTTCCGCAATAGCGGCCCGCCCGCCTGGAAATTTACCGATGTTACTGTTGATGCCGGCATAAGTTTTGACGGCGGCGGCGCACTCTGGATAGATTATGACAATGACGGCAATTTAGACCTGCTCACTTTTGGGCAAAAAGATACCCTCTGGCGCAATACCGGCAAGCCTGATTATAAGTTCGTTGATATTTCTGTCCAGGCCGGCGATATTAATGATAATGTGCTGACCACCGGCGCGGCCTGCCTTGATTATGACCGCGACGGCTATCCCGACCTTTATATCGTTAATTATCAATCTGATAAGGCCAGCCTGGCGGACCGGTTGCTCCATAACGAAAAAAGCAGATTCGTTGATGTCACAGAGAAGGCCGGCATGACCGCCGAGAAAAACTCGCCTCTGCCCGGCCGGAGCGCTGTTATCGGCGACTATAACAACGACGGGCTGACGGATATCTATGTCTCCAACTACAGGCTCAGACCTAACTACCTCTGGGAACTCCAGAAGGACAATACGTTCAGAAACGTGGCCGTCGACAAAGGAGTCAATGGCATAGAACGTCAGGGTTATTTCGGCCATACCATTGCTTCGGCCTTCGGAGATATCAATAATGATGGCCTATTGGATTTGGTGGTCGGAAATTTTGCCCATAAGGATATCCAGTCCGGCCGGGGTTTTATCTGCGATGACGCGAAAATATGCCAGAATCTTGGCCCAGCCAAGCAGTATAGATTTACGGACATCCGGGTAAAAGCCGGCATTCCGCTAAAGACAATCGGCGGAGAGGAAGAAACCATCTGCGGCACGTCTTTAGCCGACTTTGACAATGATGGCTTCCTTGATTTATTCATTACCCAGATTTATGACGAACTGCCTTATGCCTTTTCCCGGCTGTTCCGTAATGGCAACGGCAAAGAGGTCTACTTTGACGAGCTGACCAACCAGGCCGGGGCCCGGATCTGGGACACCTATATCTGCACACCGGTTGATTATGATAACGACGGCGATGTTGACTTAATCACCGGCGGCAAGGTGGTATCTGACAAAGGCGCGCCGAATTGCCTGCGCCTGTTCAAGAACGATTGCAATAATAAGAACAGCTGGCTTCAAGTAAAATTAAAAGGTAATCATTGCAATAAATTTGGAATCGGCGCGCGAATAATATTGTCTGCCGGCACAGAAACTCAAATGCGGGAAATCGGGATAACGACTTGCTCCACCTCGTATGCCCCGTATCTGGCATATTTTGGGATAGGCAACATCAAGCAGATAGACAAGCTGGAAGTCCGCTGGCCCTGCGGCAAGGTCCAGAAGATGGATAAACCGGCGGCCAACAAATTGCTCCTGATCGAAGAAAAATAACCGCCGGCGCTATTGCACGCCCAACAGTTCCACCTCGAAGATAAGCGTAGCGTTAGGCGGAATAACATTGCCGGCGCCGCGCGGGCCATAGCCGATTTGCGGCGGGATGGTCAGCTTGCGCTTGCCGCCGATTTTCATTCCGGCCACGCCTTCGTCCCAACCGCGGATGACCTGTCCGGCGCCCAAGCCGAAGACAAACGGCTGGCCCCGGTCTTTGGAACTGTCGAACTTGGTGCCGTTGGTCAGCCAGCCGGTATAATGAACCGAGACGCTCTTGCCCGGACGGGCTTCGACGCCGGTGCCGACCGTCAAATCAATGTATTTCAATCCGGACGTGGTGGTGATTTCGACCGGAGCCTTGTTAACGTTGGTATCCATCGGTGTTTTCTCCTCTCCGCAGCCGGATGCGAGCAAGGCCATAACCATTATCCCGCAAACAACCGCCTGTTTTGTCAGTTTATTCATAGGTCACTCCTTTACTTGGGCTGTTAGAATGTAATGAGTTATCAGCCCAGTATAGTTGGCAGTAATTCTGCCACGATGTTCATCGTGGCATCAAACTGCCACACTACCTTTCTTTTGCGGGAATCTATTATATCCGGCGACCGGAGTCAAATTAAATGATACTTTTTCGGTAATATTATTTTTGCCGGAATATCTATTTTCCTATTGACAAAATTGCCGGACTTATTACAATAACCAGCCTGGAAATAACGATATTTAAAGACATTGGAAGGGGGTGACAATAATGTTAAAAGCGGAAATAGGCAAGACCGCCGGCGAAATGTGGAAACACCTGGGCAAAAACGGCAAGACGTCTCTGTCAGCCATCGCTCTGGAGATGAAGCTGAAACCGGAAATAGCCACTATGGCAATGGGTTGGCTGGCCCGGGAAAACAAGGTCAACGTCAACCGGGAAGGCAAGTCAATAGCCATAACCCTGAGTGACACCGAGGCAAAGATTTACAAACAGACTCAGAAATAAGCACAACAATCAGCGGATTTCCTCGATAGCGCGCCAAACCGCGTCGAGCAGGTATTCCAACTGCCGACCGGAAATACTTAACGGCGGCATCAGGACTATCACATCACCCAAGGGGCGCAGGATTATCCCGTGCTGGCGGACATTGAGCATGACCCTGCGCCCCATTCTGGCCTGGTAAGGATAAGGCTGTTTTGCGGCCTTGTCCCGGACCAACTCTATCCCGACCATAAGTCCGCATTGGCGGATATCGCCGACATGGGCCAGGCGCCGGAATTCATTTAGTCGTTCGGTGAGCCGGCGAATCTTAGGTCCCAACTGCCGAATGGTCTTGTCTTTACGGAATATTTCCAGGTTAGCCAGGGCGGCCGCGCAGGCCAGCGGATTGCCGGTATAGGTGTGGCCGTGAAAGAAGGTCTTGTTGTCCCGATATTCGCCCAGAAACGCGGCGAAGACCTTTTCCGTGGTCAGAGTGGCGGCCAGGGGCAGGTAGCCGCCGGTGATGCCCTTGGCCACAGCCATAATATCAGGCCGAACAGATTCGTGTTCGCAGGCAAACATCCGTCCGGTCCGGCCGAAACCGGTGGCCACCTCGTCAACAATGAACAAGATGTTATATTGAGTACACAACTGGCGGAGCCGTTTGAGAAATCCGGCCGGCTGGGTAATCATCCCGGCCGCACCCTGGATTAGCGGTTCTATGACTATCCCGGCCAATTGCCGGTGATGTTTCTTAATCAGTTGCTCGGCTTTAAGCAGGCATTCCATCCGGCAGGCGCTTCTTTCCATATTGAGCGGGCAGCGGTAACAATATGGCGCCGGCGCCTGGATGGTCTTGAACAATAACGGCTTATATATGGCGTGAAACAGGTCCATGCCGCCCAGGCTGACCGAACCGATGGTATCGCCGTGATAGGCGTTGGCAAAAGTCAGGAATTTGGTCTTACGTGTGTTGGCTTTGCGGTTGCCGGGCGCCTGTTGCCAGAACTGAAAGGCCATTTTCAGCGCTATTTCCACGGCCGTGGAACCGCTGTCGGAATAAAACACACGGCTCAGTCCCTTGGGCGCGACCCGAATCAGCTCCCGGGCCAATTCTATGGCTGGAACGTTGGCCAGACCAAGCATAGTCGAATGAGCCACCCGGTTGAGCTGTCCCCGAACGGCCCGGTCAATTTCGGGACGGCCGTGTCCGTGCACGTTGCACCAAAGCGAAGACACGCCATCCAGATAACGCCGGCCCCGGCTGTCATAAAGATAGTTGCCTTTGGCCCGGCTGATTATAACCATATCGTCGGACATCCATTCTTTCATCTGGGTAAACGGATGCCAGAGATATTTTTTATCCAGGCCCGATAACCGGCGGTTGGTCTTGTTCATATAATAAATTTAACTATATCTTTTTTCTTTCCGATGTCAAATAAGTGGCGCAGTGTCGCCATTAACTGAAAGGTAATAATGAAAGTCCTTAAATTCGGCGGGGCCAGCCTGAAAAGTCCGGCCGCTTTCCGCGACGTGGCCAGGATTATCATCAACACCAAGGGCGATAAAGCGGTGGTGCTTTCGGCCCTTAACGGCGTGACCGACAGCCTGCTTGGTTTCATCCGGACCTGCTCCAGCAAACCATCAAGCCAAGCGCAGATAAAAAGATTCGTCCAGAACCTGAAAACCCGGCATTTCGACATCCTGAAAACCGCCCTGGGCAAAAAGGCCATACGGCCTGAGACCGTCCGCTCGCTCAATCTTAACCTGTCCAAGCTAGAGCGCTTGTTTTACGGCGTCAGCTATGTGGAAGAAGTCAGCAACCGGACGCAGGATTTCATCATCAGTTTCGGCGAACGTCTGATTGTACTGGTCATGGCCGAGGTACTCCAGAGCCTGGGCGCCCGGGCCGAACCGCTCGAGGCCGATAAAATAGGCATGATTACGGATGGCGATTTCGGTAAGGCTTCGGCCATCCTGCCGCTGGCCACCCGGAGCCTGAGGCATAACCTGATGCCCATAATCAAGAAAAACGCGGTCCCGCTTATAACCGGGTTTTTCGGATGCGACCGCTACCAGCGAACGACCACCTTCGGCCGGGGCGGCAGCGATTACAGTGCTTCGGTCGTGGCTTACGCGCTTGACGCCGACCAGCTGGAAATATGGAAAGACGTCGACGGTTTTATGAGTGTCAGCCCAGAGATAGTCCGGAGCGGGCATCTTTTGGATGTGCTTTCTTACGACGAAGCGGCCGAGATGGCCTACTTCGGCGCCGAGATATTGCATCCCCGGATGGTCGAACCGGCCATGCTCAAGAAAATACCCATCATCATCCGCAACACCTTCAATCCCAAGCACAAAGGCACGGCCATAGTGGCTCAGGGATACAAAAGCAGGGATATCGTCAAAGGCATCGCTTACGACAGAAATATCGCCATCCTGAAAATCCACGGAGCCGGCGTGGGCTATAAGCCGGGCGTGCTCCAGGATATTACGGCCAGCATCGTCAACCGCGGGCTAAATATCAAGTCGGTCATAACGTCGCAGACCTGCATTAACATCCTGCTGGCCAAGGATGACCTGGAATCGGCCTATCAGGCGCTGACCAAGGCGCGCATCAACGTCATCGAACACCTGGAAAAGGTCAAGGGCATCGCCCTGGTCGGCATAGTCGGCGAGGGTCTGGTCAGAGCCAAGGGCTTGGCTGCCCAGGTTTTCAAGGCCGTGGCCGATGAGGACGTCAATGTCGAGGTTATCTCGGCCGGAGCGTCTTCGGTGGCTTATTATTTCATCATCAAGGATAAGTTCATCAAACGCGTGGTCCGGGCGATTTATCTGCAATTCTTCGATTAACTGTCGGGTATTTTTGTTGACTTTCCGGGCACGTTCTGGTAATATTATCTGGCAAATGAAAGACAAACCTATTAATTCAAACGACAAATCCCAACCCGAAATACCTATACAGCATAAAGCCCTTTTCGAGGTGCTTAACAATCTGGATGTCTACGTAGTGGTGCTGGATAAAAACGGGAACATCATCCTTTTTAATAAAGCGGCCCAGCAACTGACCGGATATTCGCCGGATAACCTGAAGGGCAAAACAATCTGGAGTAAATTCACGCCATCGGAAGAAGCAGGAAAAATCAAAACTCTATTTACCGAACTGAAAAACACCAAATCTATCGAGCCGATGGAACGGATCTGGAAAGACAAAGCCGGTGAGGAACATTTAATCCGCTGGTCCGCCAACGTCTTATTGGATGATGCTAACGAACCGGAATACATCATCGGTACCGGCATCGATTTCACCATTCAGAAGAAATGCGAAAATACACTTAGAAATAACGAAGAGTTTCTAAATAATATATTTTCCAGCATTCAGGACGGCGTCAGCGTCCTTGATAACGACTATAATATACTCAAAGTAAACCAGGCCATGGAAAAGTGGTACCAGCACGCCATGCCGTTGAATGGTAAAAAATGCTATCAGGTCTATCACGGAAGAACAGCTCCTTGTGAAGTATGCCCAACCCGTACAACCCTAAAAACTAACCAACCTGCTTTCGAGGTTGTCCCCAAAACCGGGCCTAACGGCAAAATTGTCGGTTGGCAGGGGTTGTATACTTTCCCTTTTATCGATAAAGTGACCGGCAAACGGACAGGCGTTATTGAATATGTCCGAGATATCACAAAAGAAAAGGAGGCCGAATCGGCGATTCAGGAGGCGTTTAAATTCCTGGAATTGGTTATGAACGGCGTACCCGAACCTATTTTGGTCATTAATAAAGATTATCATGTCAAGATGATGAATAAAACAGCCCGGTCATTCATTTCTGAAAACACTGATCCCAACCGTGTCTTATTCTGCTATGATATCCTGCATAAAGAACACCAGCCCTGTTACAAAAGTAAACCCGGCTTATGTCCGCTTGAAATCACCGGTAAAACAGGGAAAATAACCTCTGTTGTTCATGAGCATCTAATGCCTGACGGGCAAGTAAAACACATTGAATTAATGGCCTCGCCTATTTTTGATAATAAGGGCAATTTTATGGGAATTATTGAATCATCCCGCGACATTACCGACCGTAAACTGGCCGAAGAAGCCCTGAAAGAAAGCGAAGAGCGCTACCGGACTATTATAGAAACCGCTAACGACCTGATTTGGACTTTGGACATCCAGGGGAATTTCACCTTTTTTAACCGCCAGGCCGAAGTAATAACCGGGCATAAATTTGAAGATTGGCAGGGCAAATCATTCTTTCCCTTGCTTTACCCGGACGACGTAAACCCGGTTAATGAAGTATTCAAGCAAGTATTGACCGGCGAAACTCAGCAATATACCGTCAGGATTTATAACCGAAGCGGCGCGCTACTAACTCTGTCAGTTAATATTGCTCCAATTTACCAAAAAGGCACTGTGATTGGAACGGTAAGTTTCGGGCGTGATATCACGGCCCGTAAACTGATGGAAACGGCACTGCACCAAAGCGAAAAAC
Encoded proteins:
- a CDS encoding CRTAC1 family protein — encoded protein: MRKSIFLLYITAVSLCLLVQTYNVAEESSSAPPIKFTEVAESAGLKDIGARDAQLAWADYNNDGYQDFILRGQQLFRNSGPPAWKFTDVTVDAGISFDGGGALWIDYDNDGNLDLLTFGQKDTLWRNTGKPDYKFVDISVQAGDINDNVLTTGAACLDYDRDGYPDLYIVNYQSDKASLADRLLHNEKSRFVDVTEKAGMTAEKNSPLPGRSAVIGDYNNDGLTDIYVSNYRLRPNYLWELQKDNTFRNVAVDKGVNGIERQGYFGHTIASAFGDINNDGLLDLVVGNFAHKDIQSGRGFICDDAKICQNLGPAKQYRFTDIRVKAGIPLKTIGGEEETICGTSLADFDNDGFLDLFITQIYDELPYAFSRLFRNGNGKEVYFDELTNQAGARIWDTYICTPVDYDNDGDVDLITGGKVVSDKGAPNCLRLFKNDCNNKNSWLQVKLKGNHCNKFGIGARIILSAGTETQMREIGITTCSTSYAPYLAYFGIGNIKQIDKLEVRWPCGKVQKMDKPAANKLLLIEEK
- a CDS encoding PAS domain S-box protein; translated protein: MKDKPINSNDKSQPEIPIQHKALFEVLNNLDVYVVVLDKNGNIILFNKAAQQLTGYSPDNLKGKTIWSKFTPSEEAGKIKTLFTELKNTKSIEPMERIWKDKAGEEHLIRWSANVLLDDANEPEYIIGTGIDFTIQKKCENTLRNNEEFLNNIFSSIQDGVSVLDNDYNILKVNQAMEKWYQHAMPLNGKKCYQVYHGRTAPCEVCPTRTTLKTNQPAFEVVPKTGPNGKIVGWQGLYTFPFIDKVTGKRTGVIEYVRDITKEKEAESAIQEAFKFLELVMNGVPEPILVINKDYHVKMMNKTARSFISENTDPNRVLFCYDILHKEHQPCYKSKPGLCPLEITGKTGKITSVVHEHLMPDGQVKHIELMASPIFDNKGNFMGIIESSRDITDRKLAEEALKESEERYRTIIETANDLIWTLDIQGNFTFFNRQAEVITGHKFEDWQGKSFFPLLYPDDVNPVNEVFKQVLTGETQQYTVRIYNRSGALLTLSVNIAPIYQKGTVIGTVSFGRDITARKLMETALHQSEKRYRTLAEAAQDMIYIVDLNGTVQYVNTFAATTLHKNQAELVGQKLEKLFPPETSRRFKSNIQTVFDSGEPLYVRAKTTYPNGELWLGSWLAPIKNTAKKVTAVMGISRDITSQEQTENALHESEEKYRNLVENIQDGIFVIQDEKIQFANDAFIKATGYPAEEVIGASFTKFIAPEDVAMVSERYTKRQSGETTPKEYEFNILQKDGRTKLTVNLTVGLITYKNRVATMGTVKDITARKRTEFELKQSFDRLHKTLKGIVDTLSSLAEKRDPYTAGHQYNTARLAEAIAKKMNLPEEKIECIRVAGMLHDIGKISVPAEILRKPGKLTETEMNIIKIHPQSGFEILQNIEFPWPVALVIHQHHERMNGSGYPLGISGEDILIESRILGVADVVESMALERPYRSVIGLDAALDEITKNKGLLYDSDAVDACVRLFREKGFKLG
- a CDS encoding winged helix-turn-helix domain-containing protein, whose protein sequence is MLKAEIGKTAGEMWKHLGKNGKTSLSAIALEMKLKPEIATMAMGWLARENKVNVNREGKSIAITLSDTEAKIYKQTQK
- a CDS encoding FKBP-type peptidyl-prolyl cis-trans isomerase → MDTNVNKAPVEITTTSGLKYIDLTVGTGVEARPGKSVSVHYTGWLTNGTKFDSSKDRGQPFVFGLGAGQVIRGWDEGVAGMKIGGKRKLTIPPQIGYGPRGAGNVIPPNATLIFEVELLGVQ
- a CDS encoding aspartate kinase, with the translated sequence MKVLKFGGASLKSPAAFRDVARIIINTKGDKAVVLSALNGVTDSLLGFIRTCSSKPSSQAQIKRFVQNLKTRHFDILKTALGKKAIRPETVRSLNLNLSKLERLFYGVSYVEEVSNRTQDFIISFGERLIVLVMAEVLQSLGARAEPLEADKIGMITDGDFGKASAILPLATRSLRHNLMPIIKKNAVPLITGFFGCDRYQRTTTFGRGGSDYSASVVAYALDADQLEIWKDVDGFMSVSPEIVRSGHLLDVLSYDEAAEMAYFGAEILHPRMVEPAMLKKIPIIIRNTFNPKHKGTAIVAQGYKSRDIVKGIAYDRNIAILKIHGAGVGYKPGVLQDITASIVNRGLNIKSVITSQTCINILLAKDDLESAYQALTKARINVIEHLEKVKGIALVGIVGEGLVRAKGLAAQVFKAVADEDVNVEVISAGASSVAYYFIIKDKFIKRVVRAIYLQFFD
- the bioA gene encoding adenosylmethionine--8-amino-7-oxononanoate transaminase; its protein translation is MNKTNRRLSGLDKKYLWHPFTQMKEWMSDDMVIISRAKGNYLYDSRGRRYLDGVSSLWCNVHGHGRPEIDRAVRGQLNRVAHSTMLGLANVPAIELARELIRVAPKGLSRVFYSDSGSTAVEIALKMAFQFWQQAPGNRKANTRKTKFLTFANAYHGDTIGSVSLGGMDLFHAIYKPLLFKTIQAPAPYCYRCPLNMERSACRMECLLKAEQLIKKHHRQLAGIVIEPLIQGAAGMITQPAGFLKRLRQLCTQYNILFIVDEVATGFGRTGRMFACEHESVRPDIMAVAKGITGGYLPLAATLTTEKVFAAFLGEYRDNKTFFHGHTYTGNPLACAAALANLEIFRKDKTIRQLGPKIRRLTERLNEFRRLAHVGDIRQCGLMVGIELVRDKAAKQPYPYQARMGRRVMLNVRQHGIILRPLGDVIVLMPPLSISGRQLEYLLDAVWRAIEEIR